The following proteins are encoded in a genomic region of Micropterus dolomieu isolate WLL.071019.BEF.003 ecotype Adirondacks linkage group LG04, ASM2129224v1, whole genome shotgun sequence:
- the LOC123969761 gene encoding ribosomal protein S6 kinase beta-2-like isoform X2 has protein sequence MAGVFDIDLETEDVSDTDDDVCDFTVTEPENGQTEEVELTSEIVNRDSERVGPDCFELLTVLGKGAYGKVFQVRKVQGGQMGKIFAMKVLKKAKIVCNAKDTAHTRAEREILETVRHPFIVDLLYAFQTGGKLYLILECLSGGELFMQLEKEGIFMEDTACFYLGEITLALGHLHSNGIIYRDLKPENIMLSHQGHIKLTDFGLCKESIHDGSVTHTFCGTIEYMAPEILTRSGHNRAVDWWSLGALMYDMMTGSPPFTAENRKKTIDKILKCKLNLPPYLTIDARDLIKKLLKKNPAQRLGSSKADCADIQKHHFFKHIDWEDLLNKRVEPPYKPQL, from the exons ATGGCAGGAGTGTTCGACATCGACTTGGAGACTGAGGACGTCAGCGATACTGAC GATGATGTCTGTGACTTCACAGTGACAGAACCAGAGAA TGGTCAGAcggaggaggtggagttgaCCAGTGAAATAGTCaacagagacagtgagagagttGGACCGGACTGCTTCGAACTTCTCACTGTGCTGGGGAAAGGAGCCTATGGCAAG gttTTCCAGGTGAGGAAGGTTCAAGGTGGTCAGATGGGGAAAATATTTGCCATGAAGGTCCTGAAAAAG gCTAAGATCGTGTGCAACGCTAAAGACACGGCGCACACACGAGCAGAGCGGGAGATCCTGGAGACGGTGAGACACCCGTTCATCGTGGATCTGCTCTACGCCTTCCAGACTGGGGGGAAGCTCTACCTCATACTGGAGTGTCTGAGTG GAGGGGAATTGTTCATGCAGCTGGAGAAGGAAGGCATCTTCATGGAGGACACTGCTTG tttttATCTAGGAGAGATCACATTGGCCCTAGGTCACCTCCATTCTAACGggattatttacagagacctcAAACCTGAAAACATCATGCTCAGTCACCAAG GACACATCAAGTTAACTGACTTTGGCCTCTGTAAGGAATCGATTCATGATGGATCGGTCACACACACCTTCTGTGGCACCATAGAGTACAT GGCTCCAGAGATCCTGACCAGGTCAGGTCACAACAGAGCAGTAGACTGGTGGAGCCTGGGGGCCCTGATGTACGATATGATGACCGGATCA CCTCCGTTCACAGctgaaaacagaaagaagaCCATTGACAAGATCTTGAAGTGTAAACTCAATCTGCCCCCATACTTGACCATCGATGCAAGGGACCTCATCAAGAAG ctgttGAAGAAGAATCCAGCCCAAAGACTTGGCTCCAGTAAAGCAGACTGTGCTGATATCCAG AAACATCACTTCTTCAAGCACATCGACTGGGAAGATCTGCTGAACAAGAGAGTGGAGCCGCCATACAAGCCACAGCTG tag
- the LOC123969761 gene encoding ribosomal protein S6 kinase beta-2-like isoform X1 has product MAGVFDIDLETEDVSDTDDDVCDFTVTEPENGQTEEVELTSEIVNRDSERVGPDCFELLTVLGKGAYGKVFQVRKVQGGQMGKIFAMKVLKKAKIVCNAKDTAHTRAEREILETVRHPFIVDLLYAFQTGGKLYLILECLSGGELFMQLEKEGIFMEDTACFYLGEITLALGHLHSNGIIYRDLKPENIMLSHQGHIKLTDFGLCKESIHDGSVTHTFCGTIEYMAPEILTRSGHNRAVDWWSLGALMYDMMTGSPPFTAENRKKTIDKILKCKLNLPPYLTIDARDLIKKLLKKNPAQRLGSSKADCADIQKHHFFKHIDWEDLLNKRVEPPYKPQLQSDEDVSQFDTRFTRQTPVDSPDDTSLSHSAELAFAGFTYVAPSVLESLKEGFSFEPRTRHVRRHNSSPRTPISPLKFSSVGPFKSSMDGEQDLFSPTSPPVAPVSVPVENGAASQPIRTPARNKKQKGRRR; this is encoded by the exons ATGGCAGGAGTGTTCGACATCGACTTGGAGACTGAGGACGTCAGCGATACTGAC GATGATGTCTGTGACTTCACAGTGACAGAACCAGAGAA TGGTCAGAcggaggaggtggagttgaCCAGTGAAATAGTCaacagagacagtgagagagttGGACCGGACTGCTTCGAACTTCTCACTGTGCTGGGGAAAGGAGCCTATGGCAAG gttTTCCAGGTGAGGAAGGTTCAAGGTGGTCAGATGGGGAAAATATTTGCCATGAAGGTCCTGAAAAAG gCTAAGATCGTGTGCAACGCTAAAGACACGGCGCACACACGAGCAGAGCGGGAGATCCTGGAGACGGTGAGACACCCGTTCATCGTGGATCTGCTCTACGCCTTCCAGACTGGGGGGAAGCTCTACCTCATACTGGAGTGTCTGAGTG GAGGGGAATTGTTCATGCAGCTGGAGAAGGAAGGCATCTTCATGGAGGACACTGCTTG tttttATCTAGGAGAGATCACATTGGCCCTAGGTCACCTCCATTCTAACGggattatttacagagacctcAAACCTGAAAACATCATGCTCAGTCACCAAG GACACATCAAGTTAACTGACTTTGGCCTCTGTAAGGAATCGATTCATGATGGATCGGTCACACACACCTTCTGTGGCACCATAGAGTACAT GGCTCCAGAGATCCTGACCAGGTCAGGTCACAACAGAGCAGTAGACTGGTGGAGCCTGGGGGCCCTGATGTACGATATGATGACCGGATCA CCTCCGTTCACAGctgaaaacagaaagaagaCCATTGACAAGATCTTGAAGTGTAAACTCAATCTGCCCCCATACTTGACCATCGATGCAAGGGACCTCATCAAGAAG ctgttGAAGAAGAATCCAGCCCAAAGACTTGGCTCCAGTAAAGCAGACTGTGCTGATATCCAG AAACATCACTTCTTCAAGCACATCGACTGGGAAGATCTGCTGAACAAGAGAGTGGAGCCGCCATACAAGCCACAGCTG CAGTCGGACGAGGACGTGAGCCAGTTCGACACCAGATTCACCAGACAGACACCGGTGGACAGTCCGGACGACACCTCACTCAGCCACAGTGCGGAGCTCGCCTTCGCT GGTTTCACCTACGTGGCTCCATCGGTCCTAGAGAGTCTAAAAGAAGGCTTCTCATTTGAACCTCGAACACGACATGTACGCCGACACAACAGCAGCCCACGCACGCCcatcag tcCTCTGAAATTTTCCTCAGTCGGACCCTTCAAGTCCAGCATGGACGGAGAGCAAGACCTCTTCTCTCCCACCTCTCCACCAGTAGCTCCAGTTTCTGTGCCAGTGGAAAACGGAGCTGCCAGTCAGCCCATCAGGACGCCTGCGAGGAACAAGAAGCAGAAGGGACGTCGCCGATGA